From a region of the Apibacter sp. B3706 genome:
- a CDS encoding DNA gyrase/topoisomerase IV subunit A has protein sequence MNEDNQENVNKNNQNTETIQKISGMYQNWFLDYASYVILERAIPSIFDGLKPVQKRILHSMRELEDGRYNKVANVVGNTMKYHPHGDAAITDAIVQIGQKELLIDTQGNWGNIYTGDGAAAARYIESRLTPFALEVVFNSKTTVWKPSYDGRNKEPENLPIKFPLLLSQGVEGIAVGLSTKILPHNFLELIDASIAILKGKPFTLYPDFQTGGLIDVANYNDGERGGKIRARARISNPEKGLLLINEIPYGTNTGSLIDSILKANEKGKIKIKKVEDNTASEVEILIHLPNDVSPDKMIDALYAFTDCEISISPNACVINVDKPEFLSVSEILRRNTNHTVNLLKQELEIELGELQEQWHFASLEKIFIENRIYHQIEELDKWEDVISTIDAGLKPFTKHLIREVSEDDINKLTEIRIKRITRFDLDKAEENIAALDGKIKEVKHHLDHLIQYAIEYFTNIKKKYGKNKERKTEIRTFDTIDAAKVAVANIKFYVNREEGFIGYSLKKDEYLFDCSDIDDIIVFRKDGIMLVTKADAKTFVGKNIIHVGIWKKNDTRTIYNMIYREGKLGPWYMKRFPVTSITRDKEYNLASTAKGSEIQYFTANPNGEAESVTIFLKPSQRLKKLKFDIDFSELAIKGRSSKGNLVSKNYIKKIELKESGISTLAPRKIWFDESVQRLNVEGRGKYLGAFKGADKIVTLSSTGIAKLHTFDLLNHFDDEFLVLEKWNPEKPVCCIYYDGDKSIYYIKRFLLDDTLNPQVFFISENPRSFIEWVGTGWKLIAEINFGKDKSPETINLEDFIAIKGIKAQGNQISKEKIKKITITEEPSEQENEANADAETDEAPTEPKDSQDGNSGTDGEQINLF, from the coding sequence ATGAACGAAGACAATCAAGAAAACGTAAATAAAAATAATCAAAACACTGAAACTATTCAAAAAATATCTGGTATGTACCAGAATTGGTTTTTAGATTATGCTTCTTATGTCATTCTTGAAAGGGCTATTCCATCCATCTTCGACGGTTTAAAACCCGTTCAAAAAAGAATCCTTCACTCAATGAGGGAATTGGAAGATGGCCGGTATAATAAAGTTGCCAATGTGGTAGGTAATACCATGAAATACCACCCCCATGGAGACGCTGCTATTACTGATGCTATCGTTCAAATAGGACAAAAAGAACTATTAATTGATACCCAAGGAAACTGGGGTAATATATATACAGGAGACGGAGCAGCTGCTGCCCGTTATATTGAATCCAGATTAACTCCTTTTGCTTTGGAAGTTGTCTTTAATTCTAAAACTACGGTTTGGAAACCATCTTATGATGGACGGAATAAAGAGCCTGAAAACCTTCCTATAAAATTTCCCTTACTTTTATCTCAAGGAGTGGAAGGTATTGCCGTGGGATTATCAACTAAGATTTTACCACATAATTTTTTAGAATTAATCGATGCTTCTATTGCGATTTTAAAAGGAAAACCATTTACCTTATATCCTGATTTCCAAACAGGAGGTTTAATTGACGTTGCGAATTATAATGACGGAGAACGCGGAGGAAAAATAAGGGCTCGAGCCAGAATTTCAAATCCTGAAAAAGGACTTCTTCTAATAAATGAAATTCCATATGGAACTAATACAGGATCTCTTATAGACAGTATCCTTAAAGCCAATGAGAAGGGAAAAATTAAAATAAAAAAAGTTGAAGATAATACCGCTTCTGAAGTTGAAATTTTAATACACTTACCTAACGATGTCTCTCCGGACAAGATGATTGATGCTTTATATGCATTCACAGATTGTGAAATTTCAATTTCTCCGAATGCATGTGTCATCAATGTAGACAAACCGGAATTTTTAAGTGTTTCTGAAATTTTAAGAAGAAATACCAACCATACTGTAAATCTTCTTAAACAAGAATTAGAAATTGAACTCGGAGAATTGCAGGAACAATGGCATTTTGCTTCGTTAGAAAAAATATTTATCGAAAACAGGATCTACCATCAAATCGAAGAACTTGATAAATGGGAAGATGTGATCTCTACAATCGATGCCGGATTAAAACCTTTTACTAAACATTTGATTAGAGAAGTTTCCGAAGACGATATTAATAAGTTAACTGAAATACGCATAAAAAGAATCACCCGATTTGACCTGGATAAAGCAGAGGAAAATATTGCAGCATTAGATGGAAAAATAAAAGAAGTAAAACACCATTTAGATCATTTAATCCAATATGCAATTGAATACTTTACCAATATAAAGAAAAAATACGGGAAAAATAAAGAAAGAAAAACCGAAATTCGAACTTTTGATACAATCGACGCAGCAAAAGTTGCAGTTGCAAATATCAAATTCTATGTCAATCGTGAAGAAGGATTTATTGGATATTCCCTCAAAAAGGATGAATACCTTTTTGACTGTTCGGATATAGATGATATAATTGTGTTTAGAAAAGACGGGATAATGCTGGTTACTAAAGCAGATGCTAAAACTTTTGTAGGAAAAAACATCATCCATGTAGGAATTTGGAAGAAAAATGATACCCGTACTATTTACAATATGATCTATCGTGAAGGTAAACTAGGTCCTTGGTATATGAAAAGATTTCCTGTTACCTCCATAACCAGAGATAAAGAATACAATTTAGCCTCTACCGCTAAAGGTTCAGAAATCCAATATTTTACTGCGAATCCTAATGGTGAAGCGGAATCAGTTACCATTTTCCTTAAACCCAGCCAAAGGTTGAAAAAATTAAAGTTTGACATAGATTTTTCGGAATTAGCCATTAAAGGAAGAAGCTCTAAAGGAAATTTAGTATCAAAAAATTATATAAAGAAAATTGAATTAAAAGAGTCAGGTATTTCTACTTTAGCCCCTAGAAAAATATGGTTTGATGAATCGGTACAACGCTTAAACGTTGAAGGCCGCGGCAAATATTTAGGCGCTTTTAAAGGAGCCGATAAAATAGTTACCCTCTCTTCTACCGGAATTGCTAAACTTCATACTTTTGATCTGTTAAATCATTTTGATGATGAATTTTTAGTACTTGAAAAATGGAATCCGGAAAAACCGGTATGTTGTATATATTACGACGGAGATAAATCCATTTATTATATTAAACGCTTCTTATTAGATGATACCTTGAATCCGCAAGTATTTTTTATCTCAGAAAATCCAAGATCTTTTATAGAATGGGTTGGAACCGGATGGAAATTAATTGCTGAAATCAATTTTGGAAAAGATAAAAGTCCGGAAACTATTAATTTAGAAGACTTTATAGCTATTAAAGGAATTAAGGCACAAGGAAATCAAATTTCTAAAGAAAAAATAAAAAAGATAACCATTACAGAAGAACCTTCCGAACAGGAAAATGAAGCAAATGCCGATGCTGAAACTGATGAAGCCCCAACTGAACCTAAAGATTCTCAAGATGGAAACTCCGGGACAGATGGTGAACAGATAAATCTTTTCTAA